A section of the Castanea sativa cultivar Marrone di Chiusa Pesio chromosome 12, ASM4071231v1 genome encodes:
- the LOC142619373 gene encoding rust resistance kinase Lr10-like — protein MDISHRIVIPTFLLLVLFTVDLGESQNGCPELRCGEDGPDIRFPFRLKDRQPDQHCGYPGFDLYCSDKNHTVLELTTSVKAFVKHIDYESQLINIIDSDNCFPRKIRELNLTSSPFQFHDDFLVDYTFFNCTPPETDRVYYDPIHCLSSRRHQVYAFKSDLDIDSLPIVSCTKMYRVPSFPSSIIWETPPRLELTWSEPKCGHCEAKGEKCIFKSNTKIFETECFDPNKDKGRSRKIVTSVSTLGSFLLALMVCAFYHVYRYDKVEKENQARIEKFLEDYRALKPTRCSYADVKRITNQFIEKLGQGAYGTVFKGKISNEIHVAVKILNSSKGNGEEFINEVGTMGRIHHVNVVRLVGFCADGFRRALVYEFLPNDSLEKLISSVNSKRFLGWDKLQDIALGIAKGMEYLHQGCDQRILHFDIKPHNILLDQNFNPKISDFGLAKLCAKDQSVVSMTTARGTIGYIAPKVFSRNFGNVSYKSDVYSFGILLLEMVGGRKNVDVTMENTSQICFPQWIYNFLEQKEDLRVYVEDNGDAKIAKKLAIVGLWCIQWHPVDRPSMKVVIQMLEGEGDILTMPPNPFASTGPTIVNASMLVRRLNQELEVIPESE, from the exons ATGGATATCTCCCATAGAATAGTTATACCAACTTTTCTGTTGCTTGTGCTATTCACCGTAGACCTTGGAGAAAGCCAAAATGGGTGTCCCGAATTACGGTGTGGAGAAGATGGCCCAGACATCCGATTTCCTTTCCGACTCAAAGACAGGCAGCCAGACCAGCACTGTGGTTATCCTGGTTTTGATCTCTACTGCTCTGATAAAAACCATACCGTGCTCGAGCTAACAACTTCAGTAAAAGCCTTTGTCAAACACATTGATTACGAATCTCagttaattaatataattgaCTCAGATAATTGCTTTCCACGGAAAATCCGGGAACTCAATTTAACTTCCTCGCCTTTCCAATTCCACGATGATTTTCTTGTTGACTATACCTTTTTCAATTGTACGCCACCAGAAACAGATAGAGTATATTATGATCCGATCCATTGTCTTAGTAGCCGTCGCCACCAAGTCTATGCTTTTAAATCGGATCTTGACATCGACAGCCTGCCTATAGTATCATGTACAAAGATGTATAGAGTTCCATCATTTCCATCATCAATAATATGGGAAACTCCTCCTCGTCTTGAATTGACATGGTCTGAACCGAAGTGCGGACACTGTGAAGCGAAAGGCGAGAAATGTATATTCAAGAGTAATACCAAAATATTCGAAACTGAGTGCTTCGACCCCAACAAAGACAAAG GTAGATCAAGAAAAATAGTGACTAGTG TTTCCACCTTGGGGTCATTTCTTTTGGCACTTATGGTCTGTGCATTCTATCATGTGTATCGCTATGAcaaagtagaaaaagaaaatcaagcaaGGATTGAAAAGTTTTTGGAAGATTACAGAGCTTTAAAGCCTACAAGGTGCTCATATGCCGATGTTAAAAGGATTACAAATCAATTTATAGAGAAGTTAGGTCAAGGAGCCTATGGAACAGTGTTCAAAGGAAAGATTTCCAATGAAATCCATGTTGCTGTGAAGATCCTAAACAGTTCCAAGGGAAATGGGGAAGAATTCATAAATGAAGTGGGAACAATGGGTAGAATCCACCATGTTAATGTAGTTCGCTTAGTTGGTTTTTGTGCTGATGGATTTAGACGAGCTCTAGTTTATGAGTTCTTACCAAATGATTCACTAGAGAAGCTCATTTCATCAGTAAATTCTAAACGTTTCCTTGGTTGGGACAAGTTGCAAGACATTGCTCTTGGCATAGCAAAAGGAATGGAATATCTTCACCAAGGGTGTGACCAACGAATTCTCCATTTTGATATTAAACCTCATAATATTTTGCtagaccaaaattttaatccaaaaatttcTGATTTTGGTCTAGCCAAGTTGTGTGCAAAGGATCAAAGTGTAGTGTCCATGACCACAGCTAGGGGGACAATAGGTTACATTGCACCTAAAGTGTTCTCTAGGAACTTTGGgaacgtgtcatacaaatcagatgtttatagttttggaatATTGTTGCTTGAAATGGTCGGAGGGAGAAAAAATGTTGACGTGACTATGGAGAACACTAGCCAAATATGTTTCCCACAATGGATATACAATTTTTTAGAGCAAAAGGAAGATCTACGGGTCTATGTTGAGGATAATGGAGATGCTAAAATTGCAAAGAAACTAGCAATTGTGGGACTCTGGTGCATACAATGGCACCCAGTGGATCGTCCTTCTATGAAAGTTGTGATTCAAATGTTGGAGGGAGAAGGAGATATACTAACCATGCCTCCAAATCCCTTTGCCTCTACAGGCCCTACAATAGTCAATGCAAGTATGCTTGTAAGGCGTCTAAACCAAGAGTTAGAAGTCATCCCAGAATCAGAGTAA